ATTTCCAGATCACCTGGTCCGAACCGATCAAATTCATCACGGAATGCGCCTTGCAAAACCAAGGTCAATTCTGTGCCCCGGTGGCCATGATCAGGCACCGCACAGCCCGCAGGGATGTGCAGCAGACGCACGCTCGCATCTTTGGAGGTGGGCAAAATTGCCTGACGCACACCCATGCCGACGGGGCGCCATTTAACGGCGTCCAAATCACCACCAACGTAGTCTTGCAGCGCGGTCGGGAACAGGCCAGGCTTGATGCGGATCGGCGCTTTCCGGTCTACGGGATCTTGTGCAATGAGCGCTAGTGTAGCGTCCAGATCGACCTCCATCTCGGATGTCGCTGAGTCGCCAGATGTGCCAGATAACATCGCGCCACCGACGGCCTCGAAGGCTTCAAGGCGAACTCGGCAATCGTCGCACATGCTGACATGTGTCGCCACAACAAGGCCGAAGGCTTCAGGCAGGTTGCCTGCCGCATAGCTGATCAGCAGCGCATCGTTCAGATGATGTTTAATGTTCGTCATGTCCAGTTTCACTTCATTGTGTGGCGCAGCTTTTCCAGCGCCAGTCTAATTCTCGACTTGATCGTCCCCAGCGGAAGGCCAGTCTGATCGGCAATCTCGCTATGCGACAGATCACCAAAATAGGCCTTCTGGATCAGAACCCTTTGCTTTTCGGGCAGCTCAGACAAAGCCTGAACCAATCGCGTACTTTCTTGTTGGAACTCCAGAACCTCCGCCGCATCCGGCTCTGATTCTGGACCCCATGTTAACTCGTCCGGCTCGGGACGACGCTGCTTGCGCAGCATGTCGATCCGGCGGTTTCGGGCGATTGTGAACACCCAAGTGCTCACGCTGGCCCGTGTTGGATCGAACAAGTGAGACTTCCGCCACAGCGTTGCCATGACGTCTTGCGCGCACTCTTCGGCCAATGAGGCGTCCGACCCTGATTTTATCAGGAACGCCTTCACACGCGGCGCGAAGTGTCGGAAAAGCTCTGCAAAGGCCGCCTTGTCTTGGGCGTCTCGGATCAGCAGAACGCATTCGACCATGCGCAAATCTTCTTGTTCTTTGGCAGACACTTCTTTTTCTCGACCCCTCTTGGCCTCGACCTTTTGGCGTGCCGGTTTGCAACCGCCAATTGGCGCAACATCAAGGTCATCAATAGTTATGTCTGCCGTCAACATGAACCTTCTACGCGCCAGAAATTAATCTGGATCACTTCACGGTCATTGATCCATTCAGGGCCGCAGCGCGTAACACTTACACAACAAGAAAAACAAGTGTGCTGGAGACCGGAATGCCGTTTGAACCCATGAACATAGCCCCAAAGCGTATCGCAGTGATCGGGGCGGGAATCTCTGGCATGGGGGCGGCGCACATGCTGTCGAAATCCCACCACGTCACATTGTTCGAAGCCGAGAGCAGATTGGGTGGCCATGCCCGCACCATCATTGCGGGTAAGCGGGGCGACCAGCCGGTCGACACGGGCTTCATCGTTTATAACGAGACGAATTATCCGCATCTTGTGAAGTTGTTTGCTGAGCTTGGTGTAGAAACCGTCAACAGCAACATGAGCTTCGGCGCCTCTATTGGCGGAGGTAAGCTTGAGTATGGATTGCACAGTATCGACGCGATTTTCGCGCAGCGTCGGAATGCGGTCGATCCTCGTTTCTTGCGGATGATCCGCGACATCGTGCGTTTCAACGCCAAGGCCGTGGAGGCCGCTAAGGACCCTAACCTTTCCATATCCGAGTTGCTCGGGCAGCTTGGCACCGGGTCGTGGTTTCGCGACAAGTACCTTTTGCCGTTTACCGGAGCGATCTGGTCCACCCCGATTGAGCGGATGGAGGCGTTTCCGGCTCAGGCGATGATCCGTTTCATGCAAAACCACGCGTTGCTGGGGTATTCGGGCCAACATCAATGGCGCACGGTTAAAGGCGGGTCCACGCAGTATGTCGAGAAGCTAGCGGCGCGTCTTGAAAGCCAAGGTGTGGATATAAGGCTCGGCACACCCGTCAAGTCTGTGGTGCGGGCCCACTCCCATGTTGAAGTGACACCTGTAAAAGGCACGCTTGAACGGTTTGACGAAGTTGTTTTCGCCGCGCATTCCGATCAAAGTCTTGCGATGCTTTCTGATGCGTCGGTCACTGAACGTGCTGCGCTGGGCGCTGTTCGCTACCAACCCAACGAGGCCGTTCTGCACGCAGATGTCGGCATGATGCCCAAACGCCGAAAGGTTTGGGCCAGCTGGGTCTATTGCGAGGACAAAGACAAGTCGTCTGACAAGATTGATCTGACCTACTGGATGAACTCCCTTCAGGCGATTCCCGAGGACGATCCGTTGTTTGTGACGCTCAATTCGACCCGCGCGATACGTGAAGACCTGATTTATGATACAAAGACCTTCTATCACCCGGTCTACGATGTCGCCGCCTTGAAGGCGCAAGACACCATCAAGGCGATGAACGGCACCAACCGGACATGGTTCTGCGGGGCGTGGATGAAAAACGGATTTCACGAAGACGGGCTTTCAAGTGCGGTAGATGTGGCAACGTCGCTCACCACGAAATTTGACGCGGCAGCGGCTGCGTGAGCGGAATTAGTCATATCGAGGGGGTGACCTTTCACGGGCGCAAAGGAGGCATTCAGAACGCCTTCAGATATGGCGTGGACTACGTTCTGTTCGACCCGTCAGAAGACCTGAAGCTGCCTCTGTTGTTTTCGCGAAACGGGGCCAATGTGGTGTCCTTGCACGACAGTGATCATGGGGGAGACCCGAAGCAGGGCGCGGGGCTTCCGTGGGCGCATGAGGTGCTGAAATCGCAAGGATTGATGGATATCGTCGACCGGGTTGAGCTCCTTGCGCAGCCTCGTGTGTTGGGGCACGTTTTCAACCCCGTTAGCTTCTGGCTTGGTTTTGATGCCGATGGCGGTCTGCGCGTGGTCATACCAGAGGTGTCAAACACCTATGGCGACCGTCACTGCTATTTGTGCTTTCACGACGATCAAAGGGTTATTCGTCCCACCGACACGCTCACCGCTCGCAAAATTTTCTACGTCTCGCCGTTTCAACCCGTAGAAGGCAGTTATACCTTCCGGTTTGACTTTACCGGCGACAAGGTCGGGGTCTGGATCGACTACACCTCTGGCGAAAACGGACTGCTGGCGACACTGACCGGCAAGCGAACAGCGCTCACCAACTCTTCGATCCTGCGGGCGTGCCTTCGCAGGCCTTTCGGGTCGCGGCGTGTCTTGGGATTGATCCACTGGCAGGCGCTAAAGCTATGGTGGAAAGGGGCTAAGTTCCGGTCACACCCAACGCCGCCCGCAGAAAAAGTGTCGCGGTGATGTCCTCGGTCCTTCCACGGGTCGGTGACAGGCTGGCGGCCTATTCCCTGTTCGCTGCCGTTTTGTCCGGCGCGGGACTTCCTATCTATATCTACGCCCCAAAGTACTATGCAGACACTTACGGTGTTAGCCTCGCAGCGCTTGCGGCTGTTCTGTTTGGGTTGCGATTGTTCGACGTTGTGCAGGACCCCGTTCTTGGCTGGATCAGCGAAAGATTGGGAGTGTGGCGCAAGGCGGCGGTTGCTGCAGGAGCAGCGGTTCTGGCGCTTTCTATGCTTGGGCTGTTTGGGGTTGCGCCACCCATCGCCCCGATCTGGTGGTTTGGATTGACAATTACGGGCCTGTTCACGGCCTTTAGTTTTCTCACGATCAACTTTTACGCGCAGGGCATTGCTAAGGCAGAGACCGTATCCGGAGGCCACACCACGGTCGCAGCTTGGCGGGAAACAGGTGCCTTACTTGGCGTTTGTGTGGCCGCTGTTACGCCAACGCTTTTGCAGGGTGTGGTCCCAGCACCGTTTGCAGCGTTTGCCGCGGGGTTTGCTGGCGTGACGATTATTGCCGCGGCCCTCATGGCACCCGAATGGTCAGGAACAGTAGACCATGAGCCGACGCGTATGCGCGCGATCTTGGCCGACAGGACGGCAAGACGATTGCTTTTGCTGGCTCTGGTCAACGCGACGCCTTTGGCCGTGTCTTCCACCTTGTTTCTGTTCTACGTCGAAAGCCGACTTGGCGCACCTGGCTGGGAGGGAGCGCTGCTAGTCCTGTTCTTTCTTGCCGCGGCTATGTCGGCGCCGGTCTGGGCGCGACTTGCTTCTACTTGGGGCGAAAAGGTCGTCCTGCTTTTGGCGATGTGCATTGCGATTACCGCCTTCGGATGCGTTCTGACTCTGGGTGAGGGCGATGTCGTGGTGTTTGCGGTTATCTGCATCGTGACCGGCGCGACCATCGGTGCAGACCTAACTCTGCTCCCTGCGCTATTCGCGCGCCGCATGTCGGTTATATCGCCGAGCGGCGGCCAGGGGTTTGGCCTTTGGTCACTGGTCAACAAATTTACACTGGCCTTTGCCGCGGCAATCTTGCTTCCGGCATTGGAGGCACAAGGATTCGTTACGGGGACAGGCAACAACCCCGAGGCAGCCTTGATCACTCTAACGCTCCTCTATGCCTTGGTGCCTTGTGCGCTGAAATTGGTCGCAATTGGGATCTTGCTAACAACCCCCTTAAAGGAATGACATCCATGGAAATGCTTGGGTTCACGATTTTTGGTATGCTATTGGCGACGACATTGTTTGGTGTCTGGTCGAGGAAGTTTTCATTTCTTGGGCAACGTCCCGAAGATTTCGAGGGGAAGGGTCCAGCTTTCGATTTGCGCACCCATTTGAGTGGCCCGATTCTTTGCGAAGGGATGATTTATGGCCCGACTGGGAAGGTAACATCTCGGTTCGTCGCGGATATGGATGTTCAGTGGACAGGTAATGTCGGCGTCATGCGGGAGGAATTCGTGTATGACAGCGGCGACCGCCAGCAGCGTGAATGGACGCTTACCGTTGGCAATGACGGCTCCATCAAGGCTGAGGCACCTGATGTGATCGGTGTCGGGACTGGAATGCAAAAGGGCCCTGCGGTGCAACTTAACTACAGGATCAAGCTGCCGGAGAGCTCCGGCGGTCATGAATTGGACACGGTCGACTGGATGTATCTTGTCGAGAACGGCACGATCATGAACCGAAGCCAGTTCCGCAAATATGGAATCAAGGTCGCTGAACTCGTGGCTACGATGCGCAAGAAGGAAGCGGCGTGAGATCTTTTGATGGAAAGCGATACTGGCTGGTTGGTGCGTCGGCAGGTTTGGGGCGTGCCTTGGCAGACAAGCTGGTGGCAGCTGGTGCGGACGTTGTCTTGTCAGCGCGTGGTGAAGACGAGCTGAAGCAAGCAGTGGCGGAGATTGGGCCGAAGGCGAGTTATGTGACGCTCGATGTGGCCGACAATGACGATGTGATCCGCGCGGCAGAAGAGGTCGGCGAGATCGACGGCTATGTTCATTTGGCAGGTGTGTATTGGCCGCTCGGGGCCAAGGAATGGGACGCCGACCAAGTGAACGCTATGTGTGACATCAATTTCACCGGCACGGCGCGCGTTTTGGGGCAAGTCGTGCCGAACATGGTGAAGCGCGACCATGGGCATATTGTCATTACCTCTAGCCTGACTGGATTTCGCGGGCTTCCGGGGTCGATCGGCTACACGGCAAGCAAGGCTGCGACAATGAGTTTGGCTGAATGTATGTATGCGGATCTGCGCAAAACTGGAGTTGATGTTCAAGTGGTCAACCCGGGCTTCATCAAGACCCAGCTGACAGACAAAAACGACTTCAATATGCCGTTTATCATGGAGCCGGAGGACGCGGCCCAGATCGTGTTCGATCATATGTCGAGCGGCGGGTTCAAACGCAGTTTCCCGCGGCTGTTTAGTCTTGTCTTCAGAGGTAGCCAGTTCTTGCCAGATTGGATTTACTACCGCATCTTCTCCTAAGCTTGGATTTGATCCAAATCATGGGACGCCCGTCACGGGCCTCCTACGGTGGATCAACACAAATGAGGAGCACTGCAGATGGACATTTCCTTGCACAAGGTTGCGCAGGTCGTCCTGTTCGCCCACGAAATTGACCGAGCCGAAGCAGAGCTGCGTGCGTTCATCGACGGGCTGAACGAGGATGAGCAGGCCGAGTTGGTTGCGCTGACTTGGATCGGCCGAGGCAGCTTTGACGCAGCTGAATGGGATGAAGCGCTGACAACCGCTCGCCAAGAAAAAGTGACGCCCACAGAGGACTACCTTTTGGGGATTCCGCACTTGGCCGATCACCTTGAAAACGGTGCCGAGATGATGGGCTTCGATCTGTCAGAGGCCGAGGACGATATTCTTTAGAGATGCGCGTCAAACGTCGCTTTTGCGCGGGACCAAACCCCTGAACTGAGCCTGTCTAATGTGAGAAGGCTTGGCAAAAGCTGGGCGGCGAAATCCTCTGAAGATTCCACGGGAAGCATCGACGGCAAGTTGTCGATCGCGGTGACATCCAACACCGGGTCGCCATGGACTCTCAGAGCCGGTACATCCCAAGTCGTCACACGATCGTAGACCTTGATTGGCGAGAAATCGCTGTCGGGATCGCAAGCGATATCCCCAATTACCGACAGTTTTCGTGGGTCCGTTTTGGCGGACGCGGGGACAAACACAGGTGTTCCGGGTCGCGCTAGGATGCAATTCAGAAAAATCTCGTGGCTCATCACCTCGGGAAATGGGCCGCCGCCAGCAGTTTCGGACATATCCCATTTGGTCGCTGGAACCCCCATCGACGTGCAAAGGTCGGCAGCGCCTGTGCCCACACGCCCCAACGCACCGATGATCAGAGCGGAGGGTCGCGCATCGCCAAGCGGTGCAAGGCGCGCGCGCAGGTCACTTTGCATCGCCTCAGATGACGCGTAGACCCCGACAGGTTCAGAAATCTCGCCTTTCTGTTGTGCGATCCAACACAGAAGGCTGACCGCAGCACCGGCGTACCCGGCCCAATACCCGAATGCCGCGACGCGACGCCCGTCCTCTCCGACGAGGTATTCGAGATCGTAAAGTGTTCCGCCGCCTGCTTTGAAGCGGTCGAGCAGCACTCGGCCAGATGGCTGCCCCTTAAAGGCGTGGCCGAACATGATATGGCGATGCGGCAGCGACGTTCCGTCGTCCGGCAGCTCCTTCAGGCCAAAGATAATCGCGTCTTTCGGGGCGTCGGGCCAGCTGCCTTCGGCTGCTATGTTACACCCTGCAGCGACATACCCATCGATTGGAATCGCCCGTGTAGAGCTTTCCTCGACCGTCACTTCAATGCCCGCATCGATCAATGCTTTGACGCCATCGGGGGTGACACCCACCCTTTGCTCGTGGTTGCGGCTTTCCGAGCGGACCCAAAGATGTGTCATGGCAGCTTCCTTTCGCATGTTACATCAAGGCTTACGCGACGCCGCCAATACGCGCCACCCCCGCGCTGATGGGAAACAAGCTGACGCAAATACGGTGTCGGAGGTCGCGCATGAAACTCTGAAATTGTCTGCCCGATGGTTTAACTTGGCGCAGGCAAGGAGACAGCCCAATGACCGATACGATCAAATTCATACTCGATGGTGCGCAGGTTGAGGCCCAAGCAGGTGAGACGATCTGGGAAGTGGCCAATGGCCGCGGCCTTGTGATCCCGCATCTGTGCCATAAGCCCGCGCCCGGTTATCGCCCTGATGGCAACTGCCGCGCGTGTATGGTCGAGATTGAGGGCGAACGGGTTCTTGCTGCCTCCTGCATTCGTGAGCCAAGCGACGGCATGGTCGTTACAACCAACTCCAACCGCGCAGAAACGGCACGCAAGATGGTCGTTGAAATGCTGGTCGCTGATCAGCCGGAGCCCGAGGTCGCCCACGACAAATCTTCCCACCTCTGGGATATGGCGGCGATGCAAGGCGTGTCGAGAAGTCGATTCCCCAAGCTGGAAGAGGGTCGCATTCCGTTGCTGGACGATAGCCATGTCGCAATGTCTGTGAACCTGGACGCATGTATTCAGTGCGGCCTTTGCGTACGCGCTTGCCGCGAAGTTCAGGTGAACGACGTGATCGGTATGTCTGGTCGCGGGCACGATTCATACCCCACGTTCGACTTCGCGGATCCGATGGGTGACAGCACCTGTGTGGCGTGTGGCGAATGCGTTCAGGCTTGCCCCACGGGCGCGTTGATGCCTGCTACTGTGACCGATGAGAACCAAGTCGGTGACAGCAAGGACTTCGATTCAGAGGTGGAGAGCATCTGCCCGTTCTGCGGCGTGGGATGCCAGATTTCGCTGAAGGTAAAGGACGGCAAGGTCAAATATGTCGATGGCATCAACGGCCCCGCGAATGAAGGTCGTCTATGTGTCAAAGGCCGGTTCGGGTTTGACTATATCCACCACGACCACCGCCTGACCAAGCCGCTTATCCGCCGCAACGACGCACCTGCGAAGGGGATGAATGTCGATCCTGGCAACTGGCAAGACGTCTTCCGCGAAGCCACTTGGGAAGAAGCGCTAGATGCGGCGGCGGACGGCATGAAGGGACGGGGGCGCGAAGTCGCGGGTTTCGGATCCGCGAAGTGTACCAATGAGGAAGCCTATCTGTTCCAAAAGATCATTCGCCAAGGGTTTGGGCACAATAATGTCGACCACTGTACGCGGCTTTGCCATGCATCCTCTGTTGCGGCATTGATTGAGAATGTCGGCTCCGGCGCGGTCACAGCGACATTCAATGAAATCGAGAACGCGGACGTGGCTATCGTCATCGGCGCCAACCCGACCGAGAACCACCCCGTTGCGGCGACCTATTTCAAGCAATTCGCCAAACGCGGCGGCAAGCTGATTGTCATGGACCCACGCGGTCAGGCGTTGAAGCGATACTCTTCGCACATGCTGCAATTTCGTCCTGGGGCGGATGTGTCGATGCTGAACGCGATCATGCATACGATCGTTGAAGAAGGCCTGTACGACCAACAATATATCGACGCCTACACCGAAAACTGGGAGGCGGAGAAAGCCCACCTTGCGGGGTTCTCTCCTGAGAAAATGAGCGAAATCTGCGGCATCGCGCCGGAGATGCTGCGCGATGTGGCGCGGACGTTTGCGGGTGCCAAGTCTGCAATGATTTTTTGGGGTATGGGTGTCTCCCAGCATATCCACGGCACAGATAACTCCCGATGCCTGATTAGCCTCGCCCTGATGACCGGACAGGTCGGTCGTCCGGGGGCAGGCTTGCACCCGTTGCGTGGGCAAAACAACGTTCAGGGCGCGTCGGACGCTGGTCTGGTTCCAATGTTCTTGCCGGATTACCAAAGCGTCATGGACGACGGCGTGCGCTCTGCCTTTACTGATGTATGGGGATCGGGCGACTTCTCGAACGAGAAGGGCCTAACCGTGACCGAAATCTTGGACGCGGTTCACGCAGGCGATATCAAATCAATGTATATCCTCGGTGAAAACCCAGCCATGTCTGACCCGGATGTAGAGCACGCCCGCGACGCGTTGGCGAAGTTAGACCACTTGGTTGTGCAAGACATCTTCCTTACTGAAACCGCGAATTTCGCCGACGTGGTCCTTCCAGCATCTGCGTTCGCCGAAAAATCCGGCACGGTCACCAACACCAACCGCCAAGTGCAAATGGGCCGTCCCGCTGTCTCACCTCCGGGCGATGCGAAAGAGGATTGGTGGATCGAAGTCGAGCTGGCCAAGCGCCTGGGCTTGGGTTGGGACTATGAGAGCCCGGCGGATGTCTTTGCCGAGATGAAGCTAAATATGGGTTCGCTGAACAACATCACGTGGGATCGCTTGATGGGTGAAAACGTTGTGACCTACCCGTCGCTTTCCCCAACCGATCCCGGCCAATCCATCGTCTTCGGCGACGGTTTCCCCCGAGCGGACGGGCGGGCAAAGTTTACCCCCGCCAATGTAATTGCGCCGGATGAAAGCCCTGACGCCGAGTATCCGATGATCCTGACCACAGGCCGCCAGCTGGAGCATTGGCATACGGGTTCGATGACGCGTCGCGCCTCGGTTCTGGATGCGATGGAGCCGGAAGCGAACTGCTCACTTCACCCGTCCACCTTGCGCAAGCTTGGGGTCGAGCCCGGTGGGATGCTACGCCTGACGACGCGGCGCGGCACGATTGATGTCATGGCGCGGTCCGACCGCGCGGTGGCCCCCGACATGGTGTTTCTACCGTTCGCTTATGTGGAGGCGGCAGCCAACATTCTGACCAATCCTGCGGTAGACCCTTTCGGAAAAATTCCGGAGTTCAAGTTTGCCGCCGTGAGGGTCGAGGCGGTGAAGCGACCCGTTGCGGCGGAGTAATTCGTAGCAATGAAACCCAACGCCGACCGCTTCCTAACTGATCTTCACGAACTAAGACGTTTCGGGGCGACAGGCAAAGGCGTCGTGCGCCCCGCGTATTCTGACGCAGACATTGCTGCGCGGGAATGGTTGGCAGGCAAGATGGCCGCAGCGGGATTGACTCCTCACTTTGATGAGGTCGGCAATTTGTTCGGCTTGGCCGAGGAACCGAGCCTGTTGTTAGGGTCCCATTCCGATAGTCAGCCTGAAGGTGGCTGGCTCGACGGCGCTTATGGTGTGATTTCTGCTTTGGAGGTTGCACGCACCAGTATTGAGCAAGGCGGGCCAGCTATTTCGGTCGTCTCATTTCAGGATGAAGAGGGCCGCTTTGGTGTGACCACTGGCAGCTCGGTCTGGTCTGGCGGGCTATCATTAGCCGACGCCGACAAGCTCATGGACAATGACCGGATTACCTTTGCCAAGGCACGATCTGAAATGGCGCATCTTGTAACCGGCCCGATGGTTCCTGCTTCAAAGTTCACCGGCTTTATCGAGGCGCATATCGAGCAGGGTCCGGTGTTGGACCAGTCCGGCGAAAGCATCGGGGTCGTCAGTGGTATCGTTGGCATTCGGGACATGCGCGTGATCCTGAAAGGTCAGCAGAATCATGCCGGTACGACGCCCATGCATATGCGCAAGGACGCGGTTCAGGGATTGATGCGGATCAGCCATCGGGTCGCAGAAGATCTGCGTAACGTGGTCACCCCGCTTTCGGTTTGGACAATCGGTCATGTGTCCGTACATCCGAACGCGGCGTCGATTGTTCCGGGGCGGGTCACGTTCTCCATGCAATGGCGCGATGGAGATTTACCGCGATTGGATCGGATGGAGCGGGTGATCCGGCAAGCGATTGAAACCACTGCCAGTGATCTCGGTTTGACGGTGGAGTTCGGACCCATGTTGGGGCTTGACCCTGTAGCAATGGATTCGATTCTGCGTGGCAGGTTGGCGGCTGCTGCTTCAATCGAGACGCCGGATCAGTGGCGCGACATGCCGTCAGGCGCTTTGCATGATGCCACCAATGTCGCGAGAACGCTGCCCGTGGCGATGCTGTTTGTGCCGTCGATCGGCGGCATCAGCCATGACTTCACAGAGGACACCGCCGAGGCGGATTTGATCGCTGGACTAAGAGTTTTGGCGCGCGCAGCGGCGGGTGATAGCGCTATCTGAACAACTGTTCAAAAAAAACATTTGACCTCGCCCCGCTCGCCGCTCAGTATTCCTCCAAGAAGGGGTGAAAAGCCCCTCTGTCGGTCATTCCGGCTCTGGGAGGAAATTTTGGTTCACGCAACAACTGCTTCGGCTGGTCTGGACACGTTACCCCGAATTCTGGCGCGCAACGCCGCTGAGTTCGGAGACAAGCCAGCCTATCGCGAAAAGGAATTCGGTATTTGGCAAAGCTGGACTTGGTCCGAAGCCGCCGAAGAGATCGAAGCGCTTGCGTTGGGGTTGTTGACCCTCGGCGTGAACCAAGGCGACCATATTGCGATCATTGGTCGAAACCGACCCTACCTCTACTGGAGCATGGTGGCAGCAGAGATGGTGGGTGCAGTTCCTGTGCCACTTTATCAAGATTCGGTTGCCGACGAGATTGCCTACGTTCTTGATCATTGCGGTGCACGATTTGTGATCGCTCAGGATCAGGAACAAATTGACAAGGTCTTCGAAGTGCATGACCGCCTGCCCGGCATTGAGCATATGATCTATCTCGATCCTCGCGGTTTGCGTAAATACGACCATACCGCGCTGACGAAATACCAGGTCTTGCAGGAAAAGGGTCGCGCTGATGGCGATCGTGTCGAGCTGGAGCGCCGCAAAGACCAGCAGACCTACGACGACACTTGCGTGATGCTTTATACTTCGGGCACCACCGGCAAGCCCAAGGGCGTCGTGCTGTCGAACCGAAATATCATCGAGACTTCTAAGGCATCATCCGAGTTTGACAGCCTACGTCCTGGAGACGAGATTTTGGCCTACCTCCCGATGGCTTGGGTCGGCGATTTTATCTTCTCGATTGGGCAGGCCTACTGGACGGGTTTCTGCGTAAATTGCCCCGAAAGCCCTGCAACCATGCACAGCGATCTGCGAGAAATTGGTCCGACCTATTATTTCGCGCCACCGCGTGTTTTCGAAACGCAACTGACCGACGTGATGATCCGTATGGAAGACGCAGGGCGCTTCAAGAAGTGGCTGTTCCGCTATTTTATGGACCATGCCAAGAAAGTTGGTCCCGATCTGCTTGACGGAAAATCTGCAAGCTTCGGAGACAAGCTGAAATATCAGCTGGGCGAGTTGATGGTTTACGGCCCGCTGAAAAACACGCTTGGGTTTTCGCGGGTGCGCGTGGGTTACACGGCAGGCGAAGCGATCGGGCCGGAGATTTTTGACTTTTACCGCTCACTTGGGATCAACCTGAAGCAGCTTTACGGCCAGACCGAAGCGTCTGTGTTCATCACCCAACAACCAGACGGCGAAGTACGATCCGATACGGTTGGCGTCCCTAGCCCGGGGGTTGAGATCAAGATCGCGGACAATGGTGAGGTGTTCTATCGTTCCCCCGGCGTGTTCGTTCGCTATTTCAAGAATGACGAAAGCACCGCCTCGACCAAAGACGCAGAAGGGTGGGTCGCGACGGGCGATGCTGGCTTCATCGAAGAGGGCAGCGGTCATTTGCGGATCATCGACCGCGCTAAGGATGTCGGCAAAATGGCGGATGGGTCGTTGTTCGCGCCCAAGTATGTCGAGAACAAACTCAAGTTTTTCCCGAATGTTCTGGAGGCCGTCGTTTTCGG
Above is a window of Litoreibacter janthinus DNA encoding:
- a CDS encoding DUF3775 domain-containing protein, which encodes MDISLHKVAQVVLFAHEIDRAEAELRAFIDGLNEDEQAELVALTWIGRGSFDAAEWDEALTTARQEKVTPTEDYLLGIPHLADHLENGAEMMGFDLSEAEDDIL
- a CDS encoding saccharopine dehydrogenase, translating into MTHLWVRSESRNHEQRVGVTPDGVKALIDAGIEVTVEESSTRAIPIDGYVAAGCNIAAEGSWPDAPKDAIIFGLKELPDDGTSLPHRHIMFGHAFKGQPSGRVLLDRFKAGGGTLYDLEYLVGEDGRRVAAFGYWAGYAGAAVSLLCWIAQQKGEISEPVGVYASSEAMQSDLRARLAPLGDARPSALIIGALGRVGTGAADLCTSMGVPATKWDMSETAGGGPFPEVMSHEIFLNCILARPGTPVFVPASAKTDPRKLSVIGDIACDPDSDFSPIKVYDRVTTWDVPALRVHGDPVLDVTAIDNLPSMLPVESSEDFAAQLLPSLLTLDRLSSGVWSRAKATFDAHL
- a CDS encoding ChrR family anti-sigma-E factor; this translates as MTNIKHHLNDALLISYAAGNLPEAFGLVVATHVSMCDDCRVRLEAFEAVGGAMLSGTSGDSATSEMEVDLDATLALIAQDPVDRKAPIRIKPGLFPTALQDYVGGDLDAVKWRPVGMGVRQAILPTSKDASVRLLHIPAGCAVPDHGHRGTELTLVLQGAFRDEFDRFGPGDLEIATEEDEHTPVAEAGVDCICLAATDAPLKFRGIIQRIAQPFLRI
- a CDS encoding NAD(P)/FAD-dependent oxidoreductase, whose product is MPFEPMNIAPKRIAVIGAGISGMGAAHMLSKSHHVTLFEAESRLGGHARTIIAGKRGDQPVDTGFIVYNETNYPHLVKLFAELGVETVNSNMSFGASIGGGKLEYGLHSIDAIFAQRRNAVDPRFLRMIRDIVRFNAKAVEAAKDPNLSISELLGQLGTGSWFRDKYLLPFTGAIWSTPIERMEAFPAQAMIRFMQNHALLGYSGQHQWRTVKGGSTQYVEKLAARLESQGVDIRLGTPVKSVVRAHSHVEVTPVKGTLERFDEVVFAAHSDQSLAMLSDASVTERAALGAVRYQPNEAVLHADVGMMPKRRKVWASWVYCEDKDKSSDKIDLTYWMNSLQAIPEDDPLFVTLNSTRAIREDLIYDTKTFYHPVYDVAALKAQDTIKAMNGTNRTWFCGAWMKNGFHEDGLSSAVDVATSLTTKFDAAAAA
- a CDS encoding DUF3833 domain-containing protein, which translates into the protein MEMLGFTIFGMLLATTLFGVWSRKFSFLGQRPEDFEGKGPAFDLRTHLSGPILCEGMIYGPTGKVTSRFVADMDVQWTGNVGVMREEFVYDSGDRQQREWTLTVGNDGSIKAEAPDVIGVGTGMQKGPAVQLNYRIKLPESSGGHELDTVDWMYLVENGTIMNRSQFRKYGIKVAELVATMRKKEAA
- a CDS encoding DUF1365 domain-containing protein codes for the protein MSGISHIEGVTFHGRKGGIQNAFRYGVDYVLFDPSEDLKLPLLFSRNGANVVSLHDSDHGGDPKQGAGLPWAHEVLKSQGLMDIVDRVELLAQPRVLGHVFNPVSFWLGFDADGGLRVVIPEVSNTYGDRHCYLCFHDDQRVIRPTDTLTARKIFYVSPFQPVEGSYTFRFDFTGDKVGVWIDYTSGENGLLATLTGKRTALTNSSILRACLRRPFGSRRVLGLIHWQALKLWWKGAKFRSHPTPPAEKVSR
- a CDS encoding sigma-70 family RNA polymerase sigma factor: MVECVLLIRDAQDKAAFAELFRHFAPRVKAFLIKSGSDASLAEECAQDVMATLWRKSHLFDPTRASVSTWVFTIARNRRIDMLRKQRRPEPDELTWGPESEPDAAEVLEFQQESTRLVQALSELPEKQRVLIQKAYFGDLSHSEIADQTGLPLGTIKSRIRLALEKLRHTMK
- a CDS encoding MFS transporter codes for the protein MSSVLPRVGDRLAAYSLFAAVLSGAGLPIYIYAPKYYADTYGVSLAALAAVLFGLRLFDVVQDPVLGWISERLGVWRKAAVAAGAAVLALSMLGLFGVAPPIAPIWWFGLTITGLFTAFSFLTINFYAQGIAKAETVSGGHTTVAAWRETGALLGVCVAAVTPTLLQGVVPAPFAAFAAGFAGVTIIAAALMAPEWSGTVDHEPTRMRAILADRTARRLLLLALVNATPLAVSSTLFLFYVESRLGAPGWEGALLVLFFLAAAMSAPVWARLASTWGEKVVLLLAMCIAITAFGCVLTLGEGDVVVFAVICIVTGATIGADLTLLPALFARRMSVISPSGGQGFGLWSLVNKFTLAFAAAILLPALEAQGFVTGTGNNPEAALITLTLLYALVPCALKLVAIGILLTTPLKE
- a CDS encoding SDR family NAD(P)-dependent oxidoreductase; the protein is MRSFDGKRYWLVGASAGLGRALADKLVAAGADVVLSARGEDELKQAVAEIGPKASYVTLDVADNDDVIRAAEEVGEIDGYVHLAGVYWPLGAKEWDADQVNAMCDINFTGTARVLGQVVPNMVKRDHGHIVITSSLTGFRGLPGSIGYTASKAATMSLAECMYADLRKTGVDVQVVNPGFIKTQLTDKNDFNMPFIMEPEDAAQIVFDHMSSGGFKRSFPRLFSLVFRGSQFLPDWIYYRIFS